One Shewanella sp. MR-4 DNA window includes the following coding sequences:
- a CDS encoding DUF6662 family protein gives MRTSSRHRLSVVAASVLTLGICHTATAGEDLFGYVKGAEAMPKEAIELYQKVTLRNDKGQGTYRGINYETELEYGVTDKFAVSGSAKFMSLDTSGLIIDGYLPKEKNIGFATSGAEVGLSYMFLSPAKDDIGLSMTASLDYDWIDVHSGQDKDTLSLDLGLQTQKYMLEGELIWVGNLGMESTYADRAPIANLPEDFDWSTDPEMELELKMGTGLSYRFAPNWFISAEVLFETEFETEIGQERWSFFAGPSLHYGSADWWATLTWLPQLSGGGEQYEGQKDTSLHLIEKTEQEVRLKVAFNF, from the coding sequence ATGCGCACATCTTCTCGTCATCGCCTGAGTGTCGTCGCTGCCTCTGTGCTAACACTCGGTATCTGCCACACTGCCACTGCGGGTGAAGATTTATTTGGTTATGTCAAAGGCGCTGAGGCTATGCCTAAAGAAGCCATTGAACTCTATCAAAAAGTGACGTTGCGTAACGACAAAGGCCAAGGCACTTACCGTGGCATTAATTACGAAACTGAGCTGGAATACGGTGTGACCGATAAGTTTGCGGTATCGGGTTCGGCTAAGTTTATGTCTTTAGATACTAGCGGCTTAATCATCGATGGTTACCTGCCGAAAGAGAAAAACATTGGTTTTGCCACCTCTGGCGCTGAAGTCGGCTTAAGCTACATGTTTTTAAGCCCTGCCAAGGATGATATTGGTCTGTCTATGACCGCCTCTTTAGACTATGACTGGATTGATGTGCACTCTGGTCAAGACAAAGACACCCTGTCACTCGATTTAGGCTTACAGACTCAAAAGTACATGCTCGAAGGTGAGTTAATTTGGGTTGGCAACCTTGGCATGGAATCGACCTATGCCGACCGTGCGCCAATTGCCAATTTGCCTGAAGACTTTGACTGGTCAACCGACCCTGAGATGGAACTGGAGCTGAAAATGGGCACTGGCCTGAGCTACCGTTTCGCGCCTAACTGGTTTATCAGTGCCGAAGTGTTATTCGAAACCGAATTTGAGACTGAGATTGGTCAAGAGCGTTGGTCATTCTTCGCCGGCCCTTCATTGCATTACGGTAGCGCCGATTGGTGGGCGACTCTCACTTGGTTGCCCCAGTTAAGTGGTGGCGGTGAGCAGTACGAAGGTCAAAAGGACACCAGTCTGCATCTGATTGAAAAAACAGAACAAGAAGTCAGATTAAAAGTGGCATTTAACTTCTAA
- a CDS encoding IS110-like element ISShes7 family transposase: MKVTLIGIDLAKNIFQVCGVNQAGKSVFNRSIKRAQLLTFLRTYPDATIAMEACSGSNYWGRELLSLGHDVKLIPPQHVKPFVKGNKNDRNDAFAICEAAQRPNLIFVQPRTLAQVDIIITHRIRERRIRIRTALTNQIRGLLSEYGIALPKGRNPLNLLLPELLEDASNQLTTIARQYMRELMEELRAINVAIGSLEKDIKLQARTHPDAKRLMGIRGVAEIIATAAVSFAGDGSGYHGARHFSANLGLVPKEFSSGGKQKLSGITKRGNSYLRRQLIQGAWSIIRYASKSNDRISVWALKVIERRGKQKAAVAIANKLARIIWALLFHRSEYRSC; this comes from the coding sequence ATGAAAGTTACACTAATAGGAATTGATCTCGCAAAAAATATCTTCCAAGTATGTGGGGTAAATCAAGCTGGCAAGAGTGTTTTTAACCGTTCGATTAAACGTGCTCAGCTCCTTACTTTTCTGCGTACTTACCCTGATGCCACTATTGCGATGGAAGCCTGCAGTGGCTCTAACTATTGGGGCAGAGAGTTACTTTCTCTCGGGCATGACGTCAAACTGATCCCGCCTCAGCATGTTAAGCCATTTGTCAAAGGCAATAAGAACGATCGCAATGATGCCTTCGCTATCTGTGAGGCGGCGCAGAGACCGAACCTGATTTTCGTCCAGCCGAGAACCTTAGCGCAGGTTGATATCATCATTACTCACAGAATTCGCGAGCGCCGGATCAGAATACGCACTGCACTAACCAATCAAATCAGAGGTTTACTAAGTGAATATGGAATAGCCCTCCCTAAAGGACGTAATCCATTGAATCTTTTACTGCCGGAATTACTTGAGGATGCCAGTAATCAACTCACTACGATTGCACGCCAATACATGCGTGAGCTGATGGAAGAGTTGCGTGCGATCAACGTTGCAATAGGTTCACTGGAAAAAGACATCAAACTGCAGGCAAGAACGCACCCAGATGCCAAGCGACTAATGGGTATAAGAGGCGTTGCAGAAATCATTGCCACTGCCGCGGTGTCATTTGCCGGAGATGGCTCTGGCTATCATGGTGCTCGGCATTTTTCTGCAAATTTAGGACTGGTTCCTAAAGAGTTTTCCAGTGGGGGAAAACAGAAATTAAGCGGCATAACCAAACGAGGTAACAGCTATCTGCGGCGGCAACTGATCCAGGGAGCTTGGTCGATTATTCGCTATGCAAGTAAGAGTAATGACAGGATCTCCGTATGGGCCTTAAAGGTGATTGAGCGGCGGGGTAAACAGAAAGCGGCAGTAGCAATTGCAAACAAATTGGCGCGGATCATTTGGGCGCTGCTGTTTCATCGCAGCGAATATCGGTCTTGTTAA
- a CDS encoding OmpA family protein, with product MGHKTLLSAVLLTATYGVATFAVNAESLFTPFPDAKSPEEKRIHFTPFELITAVNGDKFTLLPVSGKLTRQSVELPAGYSPEHVINNYLAQLKKLNAEVLFSCQAASCGDGQAMQTQLKPLKSVNADYHSAYVAAKLKGSRGEVYASIYVVNREDRYTYLQVDILDAIPEPLDLIQANSDFLQQAPKQIEIKDRRSDDAQGATDHPLLGRMPGSYITSYKQTNFIQVPVLVGISGADYQTKSLDAKLTQISYQMPESYSLFEINSNYAAAAQKLQAERVFHCKGTACGDDDNLINAIKLIKDDKEDEWQEYQLFKLSHAKGDVYFDIYSQGYFDGTPADTTLRVMELSTLKDDRVAINLDALTDAISQTGKATLEGLLFDYDSERMLPESKPVLEVLASYLKQNPTLSFYVVGHTDDKGERSYNQSLSERRAAAVIKQLSDGFKIPSAQLTAHGNGEYSPVASNTNDAGQKLNRRVELVLRSDKK from the coding sequence ATGGGACATAAGACGTTATTAAGTGCTGTACTTTTGACTGCGACCTACGGTGTCGCTACTTTTGCGGTGAATGCTGAATCGCTGTTTACTCCCTTTCCTGACGCCAAATCGCCTGAAGAAAAGCGCATCCACTTTACGCCCTTTGAACTTATCACCGCAGTGAATGGTGACAAGTTCACTCTGTTGCCTGTATCGGGCAAATTGACTCGACAAAGCGTTGAGTTGCCAGCGGGGTATAGTCCTGAACATGTGATCAATAACTATTTGGCACAGCTAAAAAAACTGAATGCTGAAGTGCTATTTAGCTGTCAGGCCGCCAGCTGCGGTGATGGTCAAGCGATGCAAACTCAGCTAAAGCCGCTTAAGAGCGTGAATGCTGACTATCACAGTGCTTACGTGGCGGCAAAACTGAAAGGTTCTCGCGGTGAGGTTTACGCCAGTATCTATGTCGTCAATCGCGAGGATAGATATACCTATCTGCAGGTCGATATCCTCGATGCTATTCCTGAGCCGCTGGATTTGATCCAAGCCAATAGTGACTTTTTACAGCAGGCGCCGAAGCAAATTGAGATTAAAGATAGGCGTAGTGACGATGCTCAAGGCGCGACCGATCATCCTTTATTGGGGCGCATGCCCGGCAGTTATATTACCAGTTACAAACAAACTAACTTTATCCAAGTGCCTGTATTGGTGGGGATCTCGGGCGCCGATTATCAAACCAAATCGCTGGATGCCAAGCTTACCCAAATAAGTTATCAGATGCCTGAAAGCTATTCGTTGTTTGAAATCAACAGCAATTATGCCGCAGCAGCACAAAAACTGCAGGCTGAGCGGGTGTTCCACTGTAAAGGCACGGCCTGCGGCGACGATGATAACCTGATCAATGCCATCAAATTAATCAAGGACGATAAAGAGGACGAATGGCAGGAGTATCAGCTGTTTAAGCTGAGCCACGCCAAGGGAGATGTTTACTTCGATATCTATTCCCAAGGATATTTCGATGGCACACCTGCCGATACTACGCTTAGGGTAATGGAGCTTTCTACTCTGAAGGATGATCGTGTGGCGATTAACCTCGATGCCCTGACCGATGCGATTAGCCAAACAGGCAAGGCAACATTAGAGGGATTGCTATTTGATTATGACAGTGAGCGTATGTTACCTGAGTCCAAGCCAGTACTCGAGGTCCTCGCAAGTTATCTTAAGCAGAATCCGACGCTGAGTTTTTATGTAGTCGGACATACTGATGACAAGGGCGAGCGGAGTTACAATCAAAGCCTGTCGGAGCGCCGCGCCGCAGCAGTGATTAAGCAGTTGAGTGACGGGTTTAAAATTCCGTCGGCCCAATTAACCGCCCACGGAAACGGGGAGTACAGCCCTGTGGCCAGTAACACTAATGACGCTGGACAAAAGTTGAATCGCAGAGTGGAGTTAGTGCTTCGTTCCGATAAAAAGTAG
- a CDS encoding 23S rRNA pseudouridine(2604) synthase RluF — protein sequence MRLAKYLAQCGISSRREACRLIEAGRISLNGKIAKHTDAVHVDADGLCLDSLCLDEKPISGVEALSYWLFNKAVGTDCRLLDADKSSLLHLLPATPRLYPVGRLDKDSRGLLLLTNDGELTHKLMHPSFAHSKTYHVQLDSPFNDAFIEQMACGVQYKEVRNKEVRTLPCQVTRLSDVSFEIVLTQGLNRQIRRMSNALGYKVIDLQRVALMTLTLGSLAEGEMRPLSPEEVTALKAAVAI from the coding sequence ATGCGTCTCGCCAAATACCTTGCCCAATGCGGCATTAGTTCACGCCGTGAAGCCTGCCGCTTGATTGAGGCTGGACGCATCAGCCTCAATGGCAAGATAGCCAAGCATACCGATGCCGTGCATGTCGATGCTGACGGCCTATGCCTCGATAGCCTCTGCTTAGATGAAAAGCCCATATCGGGCGTCGAAGCGCTTTCCTATTGGCTCTTCAATAAAGCCGTGGGCACAGATTGCCGTTTGTTAGACGCCGATAAATCCAGTTTGCTACATTTACTGCCGGCCACGCCAAGACTCTACCCAGTGGGCAGATTAGATAAGGATTCCCGTGGCTTATTGCTGCTCACCAACGATGGCGAACTCACCCATAAACTGATGCACCCTAGTTTTGCCCACAGTAAAACTTACCATGTGCAACTCGATAGCCCCTTCAACGATGCCTTTATCGAGCAAATGGCCTGCGGCGTGCAATATAAAGAGGTGCGCAATAAAGAGGTGCGCACACTCCCCTGCCAAGTCACGCGGTTAAGTGATGTGAGTTTTGAAATTGTGCTTACCCAAGGGTTAAATCGCCAAATTCGGCGCATGTCCAACGCCTTAGGTTATAAGGTGATTGACTTACAACGCGTCGCGTTAATGACATTAACGCTAGGCTCCTTAGCCGAAGGCGAAATGCGCCCACTCAGCCCAGAGGAAGTTACAGCGCTTAAAGCCGCTGTGGCAATTTAG
- the djlA gene encoding co-chaperone DjlA, protein MRLWGKFFGFVIGFMFGRIFGALLGLWLGHLYDKRAGGGASFSQILGQAKNRQGIFFNTTFAVMGHVAKASGRVTETDIRIATMLMDQMRLTGEARKEAQQAFREGKEPDFDLRSSLQAFRAVTQGRQELVQMFIEIQIQTALSDGELDPAEHAILMTVAQELGYGRGQLDELLKRWQAEYRFHQTSNGNKTSITDAYHLLGINAEATDQEVKRAYRKLMNEHHPDKLIAKGLPPEMMEIANRKAQDIQAAYDRVKSERGMR, encoded by the coding sequence ATGCGCCTTTGGGGTAAGTTTTTTGGATTTGTTATCGGGTTTATGTTTGGCCGTATTTTCGGTGCGCTACTGGGCTTATGGCTTGGGCATCTCTACGATAAACGCGCCGGTGGTGGCGCCAGTTTTAGTCAGATCTTAGGTCAGGCTAAAAATCGACAGGGGATATTTTTTAATACCACCTTCGCCGTAATGGGTCATGTGGCCAAGGCGTCGGGTCGAGTGACTGAAACCGATATCCGTATCGCGACTATGTTGATGGACCAGATGCGCCTAACGGGTGAAGCCCGTAAAGAGGCGCAGCAGGCGTTCCGTGAGGGTAAAGAGCCAGACTTTGACCTACGTAGCAGCTTGCAAGCCTTTCGCGCCGTGACCCAAGGTCGCCAAGAACTGGTGCAAATGTTTATCGAGATCCAAATTCAAACCGCCTTATCGGACGGTGAGCTCGATCCCGCTGAGCATGCAATCCTGATGACGGTGGCCCAAGAGTTAGGTTATGGTCGTGGGCAACTCGATGAATTACTTAAACGTTGGCAAGCGGAATACCGTTTCCACCAGACTTCTAATGGAAATAAAACCTCGATTACTGACGCCTATCATTTGCTCGGCATTAATGCCGAGGCGACGGATCAAGAGGTGAAACGGGCTTATCGCAAGTTGATGAATGAACACCATCCCGATAAGTTAATCGCTAAGGGATTACCACCCGAGATGATGGAAATTGCCAATCGTAAAGCGCAGGACATCCAAGCTGCGTACGACAGGGTGAAATCGGAGCGCGGCATGCGCTAA
- a CDS encoding Na+/H+ antiporter NhaC family protein, whose protein sequence is MSQSAQTTAPSSPASFIALLPLFVFLSLFIGAGVYFQSQGVDFAFYQLPSVIAILPAIILALVLSKQKLNQAIDTFIGGIGHSNIIAMCLIYLLAGGFAAVAKATGGVDATVALGLSLIPSNLLLPGFFVIAAFIATAMGTSMGTIAAVAPIALGVADQAQIDYALMAGAVMSGALFGDNLSIISDTTIAATRTQGCDMKDKFRENLIFAIPASLLTFIAFVIAGQGQADLAAQEIDFIKVIPYLTILVLAVAGLNVFVVLTLGILLAGTAGFLTMDYGVIQFGKDIYAGFSNMQEIFILSMLVGGLAALMQQQGGLAFVSKQIEKLITRFSKAQGEASCRAAELGMAGIVAVTNSCVANNTVSIVVTGDIAKDLAEKHGVSPKRAASVLDIFACIIQGLIPYGAQALLIASTFSITPLAAVSHAWYCMILAAVAIAIVIFRKRH, encoded by the coding sequence TTGAGTCAATCAGCCCAAACCACTGCACCGAGTAGCCCGGCATCTTTTATTGCCCTGTTACCCTTATTCGTTTTTCTAAGTCTGTTTATTGGCGCAGGCGTCTATTTCCAAAGTCAAGGTGTGGACTTTGCCTTCTATCAATTACCGAGTGTGATTGCCATTCTGCCAGCCATTATTCTGGCCTTGGTATTATCAAAACAAAAACTCAATCAAGCGATTGATACCTTTATCGGCGGTATTGGCCACAGCAATATTATTGCTATGTGTTTGATTTACTTGTTGGCTGGCGGTTTTGCTGCGGTAGCGAAAGCCACAGGCGGTGTCGATGCGACTGTCGCCTTAGGTTTATCACTTATTCCTTCAAACCTATTACTGCCTGGCTTTTTTGTGATTGCCGCCTTTATTGCCACCGCAATGGGTACCTCAATGGGCACTATTGCCGCAGTGGCACCTATCGCCTTAGGCGTTGCCGATCAGGCACAAATTGATTATGCCTTGATGGCGGGCGCTGTGATGTCTGGCGCACTGTTTGGCGATAACCTCTCGATTATTTCGGATACCACTATTGCTGCCACTCGTACTCAAGGCTGTGATATGAAAGATAAATTCCGTGAGAACCTGATTTTTGCTATCCCGGCTTCACTACTGACCTTTATCGCCTTTGTGATTGCAGGCCAAGGCCAAGCCGATCTAGCCGCTCAAGAAATTGACTTTATTAAGGTAATTCCTTACCTGACGATTCTGGTATTGGCGGTCGCAGGGTTAAACGTGTTTGTCGTCTTGACCTTAGGCATTCTGCTGGCGGGCACGGCGGGATTCCTGACCATGGACTATGGCGTTATCCAATTTGGTAAGGATATCTACGCGGGCTTTAGCAATATGCAGGAAATCTTCATCCTGTCGATGCTAGTCGGTGGTTTAGCCGCGCTGATGCAGCAACAAGGTGGTCTAGCCTTTGTAAGCAAGCAGATTGAAAAGCTCATCACCCGTTTCTCAAAAGCTCAAGGTGAAGCCTCATGCCGCGCGGCCGAATTAGGCATGGCAGGGATTGTGGCCGTCACCAACAGCTGCGTTGCTAACAACACAGTGTCTATCGTTGTGACCGGTGATATTGCTAAAGATCTGGCAGAAAAACACGGTGTTAGCCCTAAGCGCGCGGCCAGTGTACTCGATATTTTTGCCTGTATTATTCAAGGGTTAATTCCCTATGGCGCCCAAGCACTGCTGATTGCTTCAACCTTTAGCATCACACCGCTGGCGGCCGTCTCCCACGCTTGGTACTGCATGATCCTAGCAGCTGTCGCGATTGCGATTGTGATTTTCCGTAAGCGCCACTAA
- a CDS encoding FMN-binding protein — translation MAHTYLNSLWFMPMVVVAAPAFSADYLTVAQAQALIFDKAAVFSERPTLLSSDAKDQIKDLSGVRQRQDQQPIWKVEKDGQFLGWFVVDDVVGKHEYITYAIGISPQGEVLGLEVLSYRETHGGQVREASWRDQFHGKTLKDPFKLDEDVSNISGATLSCRNLLDGVKRLLVIHQLFLSQSVA, via the coding sequence ATGGCGCATACATATCTGAATAGCTTGTGGTTTATGCCAATGGTCGTCGTGGCCGCCCCTGCATTTTCTGCGGATTATTTAACCGTGGCCCAAGCGCAGGCGTTGATTTTTGATAAGGCAGCGGTATTTAGTGAGCGTCCAACCTTACTGAGCTCCGATGCGAAAGATCAGATCAAAGATTTATCGGGCGTTCGCCAACGCCAAGATCAGCAACCTATCTGGAAAGTTGAAAAGGACGGTCAGTTTCTCGGTTGGTTTGTGGTGGATGATGTTGTCGGTAAACATGAGTATATTACCTACGCTATCGGCATTAGTCCGCAGGGCGAAGTGCTTGGGTTAGAGGTGCTCAGTTATCGTGAAACCCACGGCGGCCAAGTGCGTGAAGCGAGTTGGCGCGATCAGTTCCACGGTAAAACCCTCAAAGATCCCTTTAAACTCGATGAAGATGTCAGCAATATTAGCGGTGCCACATTAAGTTGCCGTAATTTACTCGATGGCGTAAAACGGTTACTTGTTATCCATCAACTCTTTTTGTCGCAGTCAGTCGCATAG
- a CDS encoding D-2-hydroxyacid dehydrogenase, protein MKIVVLDGETLNPGDLTWQAVSALGEFSCFARTPSAEIIPRAQDAEIVLTNKTPFDANTLAQLPKLKYIGVLATGTNVVDLAAAKELGIVVTNVPAYGPDAVAQMVFAHILHHTQAVAAHHQAVAAGQWSNCSDFCFTLMPLQSLKGKTLGLIGYGDIGQQVAKLALAFGMKVLVNTRTEPSDLPLGVSWTSRDTVFKESDILSLHCPLTLETTELINAQTLELMKPQALLINTARGGLIDEAALAAALTQGKVFAGVDVLSTEPPSADNPLLTAPNISISPHNAWATKEARQNLLNIATANLSAYLAGDRVNWVNP, encoded by the coding sequence ATGAAAATAGTCGTACTCGATGGTGAAACCTTAAACCCTGGGGATTTAACTTGGCAAGCGGTCAGCGCATTAGGGGAATTTAGCTGTTTTGCCCGCACGCCCTCGGCGGAGATTATCCCGCGCGCTCAGGATGCCGAGATAGTGCTCACCAACAAGACGCCCTTCGATGCCAACACCTTAGCCCAACTGCCTAAGCTTAAATATATCGGCGTGCTTGCCACGGGCACCAACGTGGTGGATCTTGCCGCCGCAAAAGAGTTAGGCATAGTGGTCACCAACGTGCCCGCCTATGGCCCCGATGCCGTCGCGCAAATGGTGTTTGCCCATATATTGCATCATACGCAAGCCGTTGCCGCGCACCATCAAGCCGTTGCCGCAGGGCAATGGAGCAATTGCAGTGACTTTTGTTTTACCTTAATGCCGCTGCAATCCCTTAAAGGCAAAACCTTAGGCTTGATTGGTTATGGGGATATTGGCCAGCAGGTGGCTAAACTCGCCTTAGCCTTTGGCATGAAGGTATTAGTGAATACCCGCACCGAACCTAGCGATTTACCCCTAGGCGTGAGTTGGACATCCCGCGATACGGTATTTAAGGAGTCCGATATTCTCTCGCTCCACTGCCCACTCACCCTTGAGACCACCGAGCTGATTAATGCCCAAACCCTCGAATTAATGAAGCCGCAGGCGTTACTGATCAACACCGCGCGCGGCGGCTTAATCGATGAGGCCGCGCTTGCGGCCGCATTAACGCAGGGCAAAGTCTTTGCTGGCGTCGATGTACTCTCGACCGAACCACCGAGTGCAGATAATCCGCTACTAACAGCGCCCAATATCAGTATCAGCCCCCACAATGCTTGGGCGACCAAAGAAGCGCGGCAGAACCTACTCAATATCGCGACGGCAAATCTCAGCGCTTATTTAGCTGGCGATAGAGTGAATTGGGTGAATCCCTAA
- a CDS encoding outer membrane beta-barrel protein — MKYVNRLSVIAGLLPLALALPTYAEPELFVAPYGGYSFGGSSFDINELDANNAETDNKQSVGIEEASHYGIMLGIGTNDPGNIYLLYSRQSSELKSGGLFTPDLVASLDVDYIHLGGTLFFPSGDFQPYITASAGVTRMMPDDWSTETRFSMGIGGGAEYRMTQNFALFADLRGYATFIDSDSSLFCNEDQCLWHVTSDVMWQVQANLGVKLSF, encoded by the coding sequence ATGAAATACGTTAACCGATTAAGTGTGATTGCTGGTTTGTTACCGCTCGCCCTCGCATTACCAACCTATGCTGAACCTGAGCTGTTTGTCGCCCCCTACGGTGGTTACAGCTTTGGTGGTAGCTCGTTCGATATCAATGAACTCGATGCTAACAACGCTGAAACCGATAATAAGCAGAGTGTGGGTATCGAAGAGGCGAGCCATTACGGCATCATGTTAGGGATTGGTACTAACGATCCCGGCAATATTTACCTGCTCTACAGTCGCCAATCCTCCGAGCTGAAAAGCGGTGGCCTGTTTACCCCAGACTTAGTCGCCTCCTTAGATGTGGACTATATCCACCTTGGCGGCACTTTATTCTTCCCAAGTGGCGATTTTCAGCCCTACATTACCGCCAGTGCCGGGGTGACTCGGATGATGCCCGATGATTGGTCAACGGAAACCCGTTTCTCCATGGGCATTGGTGGTGGCGCCGAATACCGCATGACGCAAAACTTCGCGCTGTTTGCAGATTTGCGTGGCTATGCGACCTTTATTGACAGTGACAGCTCACTTTTTTGTAATGAAGACCAATGCTTATGGCATGTCACATCGGATGTCATGTGGCAAGTGCAAGCCAATCTTGGGGTCAAACTCAGTTTTTAA
- a CDS encoding FAD:protein FMN transferase, producing the protein MIRRAKPLLGTLVEIAAESVVEHNAHPSLDESALQAAITAAFSRVAHIGRLLSFHQQDSELNLLNRQPGQWISLSSDSLRVLKLAKWFGRASDNLFNCTVGGEMMSRGALPAYLGMPLLLQGDWRDIEIQADKARLARPLILTLDGIAKGYAVDMAVTELRRAGVCGGWVNAGGDLKVFGSASLNVLCRGPNGLSQKINVSNTALASSRVSQHLSHDYPALLLPTGNLDEQQCASDQERVVSVRAPFAWRADALTKVAGYLDDATAAAKIQQLGGDLVNFAP; encoded by the coding sequence GTGATACGTAGAGCCAAACCCTTACTCGGCACCTTAGTCGAAATTGCCGCTGAGTCCGTTGTCGAGCACAATGCTCATCCTTCACTGGATGAGTCAGCCCTTCAAGCCGCTATAACAGCGGCTTTTTCGCGTGTGGCCCATATTGGTCGCTTACTCAGTTTTCACCAGCAGGATAGTGAGCTTAATCTACTGAATCGCCAGCCGGGGCAGTGGATATCCTTAAGTTCTGATAGCCTGAGGGTGTTGAAGCTTGCCAAGTGGTTTGGCCGGGCCAGTGACAACCTTTTCAACTGCACAGTGGGTGGCGAGATGATGTCCCGCGGCGCCTTACCTGCTTATCTCGGGATGCCGCTGCTGTTGCAGGGAGATTGGCGAGATATTGAAATCCAAGCGGATAAAGCCAGATTGGCTCGCCCACTGATTTTGACCTTAGATGGCATAGCTAAAGGTTATGCGGTCGATATGGCGGTCACTGAATTGCGACGGGCTGGCGTGTGCGGTGGCTGGGTGAATGCGGGTGGCGATTTAAAAGTGTTTGGTAGCGCTTCATTAAATGTGCTGTGCCGTGGTCCGAACGGATTGAGTCAAAAGATCAACGTCAGTAATACCGCCCTTGCCAGCTCGCGGGTTTCCCAGCATTTAAGCCATGATTACCCCGCATTATTGTTACCAACGGGCAATTTAGACGAGCAACAGTGTGCCAGCGACCAAGAAAGGGTTGTGAGTGTGCGCGCACCGTTTGCCTGGCGCGCCGATGCGTTAACCAAGGTAGCGGGTTACCTTGACGATGCCACTGCCGCCGCAAAAATTCAGCAGTTGGGTGGCGATTTAGTCAACTTCGCACCCTAA
- a CDS encoding SMI1/KNR4 family protein produces the protein MSNYRDKFEYPESPATPEDVELLEKWLGNNLPSEYKIFLLETNGAETPIGVQEPDDSIVLWSAREVSELTEAYCYEQYLPGLIAIGSDGGGESIVFDTTHSKSSEEWPLYRVPFADLTKEAMVLLAVSFKDWVTNGYTLKF, from the coding sequence ATGAGCAACTATCGAGATAAATTCGAATATCCTGAGAGTCCAGCCACCCCTGAAGACGTTGAACTTCTTGAAAAGTGGTTAGGAAATAATCTCCCGAGCGAGTACAAGATATTCTTGCTCGAAACGAATGGTGCCGAAACACCGATAGGTGTGCAGGAACCAGATGATTCTATTGTGCTTTGGAGCGCAAGAGAGGTATCTGAATTAACAGAAGCTTACTGCTATGAGCAATATCTACCGGGTCTAATTGCTATTGGCTCAGATGGAGGTGGAGAATCAATAGTGTTCGATACCACACATAGTAAGAGCTCAGAGGAGTGGCCCCTATATAGAGTGCCTTTCGCTGACTTAACAAAAGAAGCTATGGTGCTATTGGCTGTTAGTTTCAAAGATTGGGTTACAAATGGCTATACACTCAAGTTCTAG